One genomic window of Conger conger chromosome 7, fConCon1.1, whole genome shotgun sequence includes the following:
- the LOC133133794 gene encoding uncharacterized protein LOC133133794 encodes MAASAPPWKTSFVCPVDPLALSPPQANRSQPQGRREEEPEKRQCLIGNGLTEWMAEEVDFALYFPVPHSSPSPNSSLPPSPLKQDIQVPSDLEVMTSLLQEELAQLEDYFLSDSLSEKPLNFGKYDKVSPAAGPQSYYQLPYASYTNSGQSESSPLLVTLATGELDLLSFCGGPIGRSKTPRHAPYVCSRPNSNGRKRFCDGLRLGEAVESSIWNSKGSNSVSPEVAVTGNYCSVENEKAVGKGCRFGSMVEIRKCGILAKEAKSYCYPEVDDKFGGGYTFGDESPDIPHKIEERLPYGVQDVQKVISSDNGMAIEAFCDDRCSNIAQAVGWKMEMEEGNFLHVGVGGAHHSFLGGVDKPLKTGVLETGCQHSSFSNFLEDQSSECLSAGEEEWLDLGSAGHVAALGQKEHPSGGTHAQELGLVAQQGPQKQKKRDQNKTAAHRYRQRKRAELDSLEEQLHGLECRNRELRDKAESVEREIQYVKDLLIEVYKARSQRLKEDGCP; translated from the exons ATGGCGGCATCGGCTCCCCCCTGGAAGACCAGTTTCGTCTGCCCGGTAgaccccctcgctctctctcccccacaggctaATCGCAGCCAACCACAAGGGCGGagggaggaggagccagagaaGAGACAGTGCTTAATTG gtaATGGTCTCACTGAATGGATGGCGGAAGAAGTGGATTTCGCCTTGTATTTCCCTGTCCCgcactcctctccctcccctaaTTCGTCCCTCCCCCCATCACCCCTCAAACAGGACATCCAGGTGCCTTCCGACCTGGAGGTCATGACCTCTCTGCTGCAAGAGGAGCTTGCTCAGCTTGAAGATTACTTCTTGTCCGATTCGCTCTCagaaaaacctttaaattttggAAAATATGACAAAGTTTCTCCAGCTGCGGGTCCACAGTCGTACTACCAGTTACCGTATGCGTCGTACACCAACTCCGGCCAATCAGAATCAAGCCCACTTCTTGTTACCCTGGCAACTGGGGAACTCGACCTGCTGAGCTTCTGCGGTGGCCCCATTGGCAGATCTAAAACGCCAAGACACGCCCCTTACGTCTGCAGCCGCCCGAACAGCAATGGTCGAAAGAGATTTTGTGATGGGTTAAGACTTGGAGAGGCAGTTGAGAGCAGTATATGGAATTCCAAAGGAAGCAATTCAGTTAGCCCCGAGGTAGCAGTTACTGGCAACTATTGCTCTGTAGAGAATGAAAAGGCAGTTGGGAAGGGGTGCCGTTTCGGTAGCATGGTTGAGATCAGAAAATGTGGCATACTTGCAAAAGAGGCAAAATCTTACTGTTACCCAGAAGTTGATGATAAGTTTGGCGGGGGTTACACCTTTGGAGACGAGTCACCCGACATTCCTCACAAGATTGAGGAGCGGTTGCCCTATGGTGTGCAGGATGTGCAGAAGGTTATCAGCAGTGACAATGGCATGGCGATTGAGGCATTTTGTGACGACAGGTGCAGCAATATTGCACAGGCTGTTGGCTGGAaaatggagatggaggagggcaACTTCCTCCACGTTGGTGTAGGCGGGGCACACCACAGCTTCCTGGGTGGAGTAGACAAGCCATTGAAAACAGGGGTTCTGGAAACAGGGTGCCAGCATAGTAGCTTTTCCAATTTTCTGGAAGACCAAAGTTCAGAGTGCCTGTCTGCGGGAGAAGAGGAGTGGCTGGATTTGGGGTCTGCGGGGCATGTAGCAGCCCTGGGGCAGAAGGAACACCCCTCTGgtggcacacatgcacaagagCTCGGTCTGGTAGCCCAACAAGGACctcagaagcagaagaagagagACCAGAACAAGACAGCTGCTCACAG ATATCGTCAGCGCAAGCGGGCGGAGTTGGACTCCCTGGAGGAGCAGCTTCACGGCCTGGAGTGCCGGAACCGGGAGCTCCGGGACAAGGCCGAGTCGGTGGAGCGCGAGATCCAGTACGTCAAAGACCTCCTCATCGAGGTCTACAAGGCCCGCAGCCAGCGCCTAAAAGAGGACGGCTGCCCGTGA
- the stk36 gene encoding serine/threonine-protein kinase 36 isoform X1 gives MDTYHVLEMIGEGSFGRVYKGRKKFSGQVVALKFIPKVGRSEKELRSLKREIDIMRGLRHPNIVLLLDSFETEREVVVVTEYAEGELFQILEDDGNLPETQVREIACQLVSALYYLHSHRILHRDMKPQNILLGKGGVVKLCDFGFARAMSVSTLVLTSIKGTPLYMSPELVEEKPYDHTADLWSLGCILYELHTGVPPFYTNSIFQLVQLIVRDPVKWPESMSQGCTSFLKGLLTKDPQKRLSWPDLLEHPFVADGVLVLSDGSSDSPLTVTPSTDQQALKLKQAKEKAAPRCGEGKLLRKARDLRGKGKASKQDFSTSPRVGSGKGDRSDKALLGSAADGSMPSEDWSASSPDIMDKDAVKTSAILSFAKQPQAAKTLEDRMGPISRDYAQEFPSVEVGPRQVLKHQSTDRCSLGSVRLESEDIDSDEEWMHLVQTTNPENQTSVGLDQTILDRLKERLLASRAQLLDGVLEGACGISRPLKVLSNLLAWREDAEESMSVALKMDLPHFLFDMIEEIMGNAAVKQQPWCVAVLGDLMSALLLYWERHYNWEADGKSLEEHAKPFLSILFHLDMAPIIPQAASVLALFVYRGVSVDLRADKFIAAMEASLHSPVEHRVCLPQDWGLWDGLVALLLLSLSEGESCSVSEFLDSRLWQLLWIRVGDALGEMPPNRDFLSLRGLQIFLSLALFIFIREPYSCVPLFSNSNTKSLPTLSCLLTSDCTSERETPTEERLSHPWSDPSPNSLSMMSCHLLCFPFALEVPDETMARILQTYHSCDIVSRLLQLVLVLPLCLLELPLSLLCHLLLYDPGHAVPRFTAAAEACGFFLPPGAQADGGEQGGGETGRAWERTAGGGETGRPWERTASSLLAAFLRSEALSGSAVELISLVSQTARSSLLPPFSALYVDPAPLRAALAHPDDRIRAATCSLLGNLDPLAPGCGPLLLPLFRTMSDQLHDPGLALRRAACRAVGNWLGLVGRAHSRSGSEPVKEGGGSSGVAGETNAGKETASVVPGGRDRARVEQEVGRWAESARETAPVLLPLLRDPDPLIRRHCCAALGNMAAIRGGGASLLQCDAPNALLQIACADSQNAVRQAALASLWLFSQQDLLRQALVSMDIEEKLQHVSQYTSSPCQYNRLMNQLRPQ, from the exons ATGGACACTTACCATGTCTTGGAGATGATAGGAGAAGGTTCGTTTGGGCGTGTCTACAAAGGACGCAAGAAGTTCAGTGGCCAG GTCGTGGCCCTTAAGTTCATTCCGAAGGTGGGCCGTTCAGAAAAGGAACTACGCAGTCTGAAGAGGGAGATTGACATCATGAGAGGACTGAGACATCCTAACATTGTGCTGTTGCTCGACAGCtttgagactgagagagag GTTGTTGTTGTGACGGAGTACGCAGAAGGAGAGCTTTTTCAAATTCTAGAGGATGACGGAAATTTGCCTGAAACCCAG gtGCGTGAGATAGCTTGCCAGCTGGTCTCGGCCTTGTACTATTTGCATTCTCATCGTATACTTCATCGGGACATGAAACCTCAGAACATTCTTTTGGGAAAAGGTGGAGTTGTGAAGCTGTGTGATTTTGG GTTTGCCCGTGCCATGAGTGTTTCCACGCTCGTTCTGACCTCCATCAAGGGCACTCCCCTCTACATGTCTCCAGAACTGGTGGAGGAGAAGCCGTACGACCACACGGCTGACCTGTGGTCCCTCGGCTGTATCCTGTATGAGCTCCACACCGGAGTGCCGCCGTTCTACACCAACTCCATCTTTCAGCTGGTTCAGCTGATAGTCAGAGATCCAGTCAAGTGGCCAGAAAGCATGAGCCAGGGTTGCACG AGTTTCCTGAAAGGCTTGCTAACAAAAGACCCCCAGAAGCGGCTGTCATGGCCAGACCTCTTGGAGCATCCTTTCGTTGCGGATGGAGTTTTAG TTTTATCAGACGGCAGCTCTGACAGCCCGCTGACTGTGACTCCGAGCACGGACCAGCAGGCTCTGAAACTGAAGCAGGCCAAGGAGAAAGCAGCGCCCCGCTGTGGCGAGGGCAAGTTACTGCGCAAAGCCAGGGACCTGAGAGGCAAAGGCAAGGCAAGCAAACAG GATTTTTCAACGAGTCCGCGAGTGGGCAGTGGAAAGGGAGATCGCTCTGACAAGGCACTTCTGGGATCAGCTGCTGATGGAAGTATGCCTTCTGAGGATTGGTCCGCATCGTCCCCAGATATTATGGATAAAGATGCAGTGAAAACCTCCGCCATTCTGTCTTTCGCAAAACAACCACAGGCAGCCAAGACATTGGAAGACAG GATGGGTCCCATCAGCAGAGATTATGCACAAGAGTTTCCCTCTGTGGAGGTCGGGCCCAGACAGGTCCTGAAGCACCAGTCCACGGACCGTTGTAGTCTGGGATCTGTCAGGCTCGAGAGTGAG GATATTGACAGTGATGAGGAGTGGATGCACTTGGTCCAAACCACAAACCCAGAGAATCAGACCTCTGTCGGCTTGGATCAAACCATCCTGGATCGTCTGAAGGAGCGGTTGCTTGCTTCCAGAGCTCAG CTGCTGGATGGTGTGCTGGAAGGGGCGTGTGGAATCAGTCGGCCTCTGAAAGTGCTTAGCAACCTGCTGGCCTGGAGAGAGGACGCAGAGGAGTCCATGAGCGTGGCCCTGAAAATGGAcctgcctcacttcctgttcgacATGATTGAGGAAATCATGGGGAATGCAGCTGTGAagcag CAACCGTGGTGTGTAGCAGTACTAGGAGACCTGATGTCAGCACTCCTGCTGTACTGGGAAAGACACTATAACTGGGAAGCAGATGGAAAAAG TTTAGAAGAACATGCCAAGCCCTTCCTCAGTATTCTTTTCCACCTTGACATGGCTCCTATCATA CCCCAGGCCGCGTCTGTGCTGGCCCTGTTTGTTTACCGTGGAGTTTCTGTGGACCTTCGTGCTGACAAGTTCATAGCGGCAATGGAGGCTTCTTTGCACAGTCCAGTAGAG CATCGCGTCTGCCTGCCACAAGACTGGGGACTTTGGGACGGCCTGGTGGCACTGCTCCTCCTGTCACTTTCTGAG GGTGAGAGTTGCTCGGTCTCAGAGTTTCTGGATTCTCGCCTCTGGCAGCTCCTATGGATCAGAGTTGGTGATGCATTGGGGGAGATGCCACCCAACAGGGATTTCTTATCACTCCGTG GTCTGcaaatctttctttctttggctCTATTTATCTTCATCAGGGAGCCATACAGCTGCGTTCCTCTATTTTCTAATAGTAACACAAAATCCCTGCCCACCCTAAGCTGTCTTCTCACATCTGATTG taCCTCGGAGAGGGAGACGCCCACAGAAGAGAGACTTTCCCACCCGTGGAGTGATCCAAGCCCAAACAGCCTATCGATGATGAGCTGCCACCTGCTGTGCTTCCCATTCGCCCTCGAGGTGCCTGACGAAACGATGGCGAGAATTCTTCAAACGTATCACAGCTGTGACATTGTCTCGCGTCTGCTGCAG CTGGTGCTggttctccctctctgcctcctggAGCTGCCCCTGTCCTTGCTCTGCCACCTCCTGCTGTACGACCCCGGGCACGCGGTCCCGCGCTTCACCGCCGCGGCGGAGGCCTGCGGCTTCTTCCTGCCTCCCGGCGCACAGGCCGACGGCGGCGAGCAAGGCGGGGGCGAGACGGGCCGGGCGTGGGAGAGGACGGCCGGCGGGGGCGAGACGGGCCGGCCGTGGGAGAGGACGGCCAGCTCCCTCCTGGCCGCCTTCCTCCGGTCGGAGGCGCTGTCCGGCTCGGCGGTGGAGCTCATCTCGCTGGTCTCGCAGACGGCCCGCTCCTCGCTCCTCCCGCCCTTCTCGGCCCTCTACGTGGACCCGGCCCCGCTGCGGGCCGCCCTCGCCCACCCGGACGACCGCATCCGGGCCGCCACCTGCAGCCTGCTGGGGAACCTCGACCCGCTGGCGCCCGGCTGCGGCCCGCTCCTGCTGCCGCTCTTCCGCACCATGAGCGACCAGCTGCACGACCCCGGCCTGGCCCTGCGCAGGGCCGCCTGCCGGGCCGTGGGCAACTGGCTGGGGCTCGTGGGACGGGCGCACTCCCGCAGCGGCTCTGAGCCCGTGAAAGAGGGCGGCGGCTCTTCCGGTGTCGCGGGGGAGACGAACGCGGGGAAGGAAACGGCGTCCGTCGTGCCGGGCGGGCGGGATCGGGCTCGCGTCGAACAGGAGGTCGGTCGGTGGGCGGAGTCCGCGCGGGAGACGGCCCCCGTCCTGCTGCCCCTCCTCCGGGACCCCGACCCCCTGATTCGCCGGCACTGCTGTGCCGCCCTGGGAAACATGGCGGCCatcagagggggaggggcctcgCTGCTGCAGTGCGACGCCCCCAACGCGCTGCTCCAGATCGCCTGCGCGGACTCCCAGAATGCCGTGCGGCAGGCAGCCCTCGCCAGCCTCTGGCTCTTCAGTCAGCAGGACCTTCTGCGGCAG GCCCTGGTGTCTATGGACATTGAGGAGAAACTGCAACACGTTTCCCAGTACACATCCTCACCATGTCAGTACAACAGGCTGATGAACCAACTCCGGCCCCAGTGA
- the stk36 gene encoding serine/threonine-protein kinase 36 isoform X2, producing MDTYHVLEMIGEGSFGRVYKGRKKFSGQVVALKFIPKVGRSEKELRSLKREIDIMRGLRHPNIVLLLDSFETEREVVVVTEYAEGELFQILEDDGNLPETQVREIACQLVSALYYLHSHRILHRDMKPQNILLGKGGVVKLCDFGFARAMSVSTLVLTSIKGTPLYMSPELVEEKPYDHTADLWSLGCILYELHTGVPPFYTNSIFQLVQLIVRDPVKWPESMSQGCTSFLKGLLTKDPQKRLSWPDLLEHPFVADGVLDGSSDSPLTVTPSTDQQALKLKQAKEKAAPRCGEGKLLRKARDLRGKGKASKQDFSTSPRVGSGKGDRSDKALLGSAADGSMPSEDWSASSPDIMDKDAVKTSAILSFAKQPQAAKTLEDRMGPISRDYAQEFPSVEVGPRQVLKHQSTDRCSLGSVRLESEDIDSDEEWMHLVQTTNPENQTSVGLDQTILDRLKERLLASRAQLLDGVLEGACGISRPLKVLSNLLAWREDAEESMSVALKMDLPHFLFDMIEEIMGNAAVKQQPWCVAVLGDLMSALLLYWERHYNWEADGKSLEEHAKPFLSILFHLDMAPIIPQAASVLALFVYRGVSVDLRADKFIAAMEASLHSPVEHRVCLPQDWGLWDGLVALLLLSLSEGESCSVSEFLDSRLWQLLWIRVGDALGEMPPNRDFLSLRGLQIFLSLALFIFIREPYSCVPLFSNSNTKSLPTLSCLLTSDCTSERETPTEERLSHPWSDPSPNSLSMMSCHLLCFPFALEVPDETMARILQTYHSCDIVSRLLQLVLVLPLCLLELPLSLLCHLLLYDPGHAVPRFTAAAEACGFFLPPGAQADGGEQGGGETGRAWERTAGGGETGRPWERTASSLLAAFLRSEALSGSAVELISLVSQTARSSLLPPFSALYVDPAPLRAALAHPDDRIRAATCSLLGNLDPLAPGCGPLLLPLFRTMSDQLHDPGLALRRAACRAVGNWLGLVGRAHSRSGSEPVKEGGGSSGVAGETNAGKETASVVPGGRDRARVEQEVGRWAESARETAPVLLPLLRDPDPLIRRHCCAALGNMAAIRGGGASLLQCDAPNALLQIACADSQNAVRQAALASLWLFSQQDLLRQALVSMDIEEKLQHVSQYTSSPCQYNRLMNQLRPQ from the exons ATGGACACTTACCATGTCTTGGAGATGATAGGAGAAGGTTCGTTTGGGCGTGTCTACAAAGGACGCAAGAAGTTCAGTGGCCAG GTCGTGGCCCTTAAGTTCATTCCGAAGGTGGGCCGTTCAGAAAAGGAACTACGCAGTCTGAAGAGGGAGATTGACATCATGAGAGGACTGAGACATCCTAACATTGTGCTGTTGCTCGACAGCtttgagactgagagagag GTTGTTGTTGTGACGGAGTACGCAGAAGGAGAGCTTTTTCAAATTCTAGAGGATGACGGAAATTTGCCTGAAACCCAG gtGCGTGAGATAGCTTGCCAGCTGGTCTCGGCCTTGTACTATTTGCATTCTCATCGTATACTTCATCGGGACATGAAACCTCAGAACATTCTTTTGGGAAAAGGTGGAGTTGTGAAGCTGTGTGATTTTGG GTTTGCCCGTGCCATGAGTGTTTCCACGCTCGTTCTGACCTCCATCAAGGGCACTCCCCTCTACATGTCTCCAGAACTGGTGGAGGAGAAGCCGTACGACCACACGGCTGACCTGTGGTCCCTCGGCTGTATCCTGTATGAGCTCCACACCGGAGTGCCGCCGTTCTACACCAACTCCATCTTTCAGCTGGTTCAGCTGATAGTCAGAGATCCAGTCAAGTGGCCAGAAAGCATGAGCCAGGGTTGCACG AGTTTCCTGAAAGGCTTGCTAACAAAAGACCCCCAGAAGCGGCTGTCATGGCCAGACCTCTTGGAGCATCCTTTCGTTGCGGATGGAGTTTTAG ACGGCAGCTCTGACAGCCCGCTGACTGTGACTCCGAGCACGGACCAGCAGGCTCTGAAACTGAAGCAGGCCAAGGAGAAAGCAGCGCCCCGCTGTGGCGAGGGCAAGTTACTGCGCAAAGCCAGGGACCTGAGAGGCAAAGGCAAGGCAAGCAAACAG GATTTTTCAACGAGTCCGCGAGTGGGCAGTGGAAAGGGAGATCGCTCTGACAAGGCACTTCTGGGATCAGCTGCTGATGGAAGTATGCCTTCTGAGGATTGGTCCGCATCGTCCCCAGATATTATGGATAAAGATGCAGTGAAAACCTCCGCCATTCTGTCTTTCGCAAAACAACCACAGGCAGCCAAGACATTGGAAGACAG GATGGGTCCCATCAGCAGAGATTATGCACAAGAGTTTCCCTCTGTGGAGGTCGGGCCCAGACAGGTCCTGAAGCACCAGTCCACGGACCGTTGTAGTCTGGGATCTGTCAGGCTCGAGAGTGAG GATATTGACAGTGATGAGGAGTGGATGCACTTGGTCCAAACCACAAACCCAGAGAATCAGACCTCTGTCGGCTTGGATCAAACCATCCTGGATCGTCTGAAGGAGCGGTTGCTTGCTTCCAGAGCTCAG CTGCTGGATGGTGTGCTGGAAGGGGCGTGTGGAATCAGTCGGCCTCTGAAAGTGCTTAGCAACCTGCTGGCCTGGAGAGAGGACGCAGAGGAGTCCATGAGCGTGGCCCTGAAAATGGAcctgcctcacttcctgttcgacATGATTGAGGAAATCATGGGGAATGCAGCTGTGAagcag CAACCGTGGTGTGTAGCAGTACTAGGAGACCTGATGTCAGCACTCCTGCTGTACTGGGAAAGACACTATAACTGGGAAGCAGATGGAAAAAG TTTAGAAGAACATGCCAAGCCCTTCCTCAGTATTCTTTTCCACCTTGACATGGCTCCTATCATA CCCCAGGCCGCGTCTGTGCTGGCCCTGTTTGTTTACCGTGGAGTTTCTGTGGACCTTCGTGCTGACAAGTTCATAGCGGCAATGGAGGCTTCTTTGCACAGTCCAGTAGAG CATCGCGTCTGCCTGCCACAAGACTGGGGACTTTGGGACGGCCTGGTGGCACTGCTCCTCCTGTCACTTTCTGAG GGTGAGAGTTGCTCGGTCTCAGAGTTTCTGGATTCTCGCCTCTGGCAGCTCCTATGGATCAGAGTTGGTGATGCATTGGGGGAGATGCCACCCAACAGGGATTTCTTATCACTCCGTG GTCTGcaaatctttctttctttggctCTATTTATCTTCATCAGGGAGCCATACAGCTGCGTTCCTCTATTTTCTAATAGTAACACAAAATCCCTGCCCACCCTAAGCTGTCTTCTCACATCTGATTG taCCTCGGAGAGGGAGACGCCCACAGAAGAGAGACTTTCCCACCCGTGGAGTGATCCAAGCCCAAACAGCCTATCGATGATGAGCTGCCACCTGCTGTGCTTCCCATTCGCCCTCGAGGTGCCTGACGAAACGATGGCGAGAATTCTTCAAACGTATCACAGCTGTGACATTGTCTCGCGTCTGCTGCAG CTGGTGCTggttctccctctctgcctcctggAGCTGCCCCTGTCCTTGCTCTGCCACCTCCTGCTGTACGACCCCGGGCACGCGGTCCCGCGCTTCACCGCCGCGGCGGAGGCCTGCGGCTTCTTCCTGCCTCCCGGCGCACAGGCCGACGGCGGCGAGCAAGGCGGGGGCGAGACGGGCCGGGCGTGGGAGAGGACGGCCGGCGGGGGCGAGACGGGCCGGCCGTGGGAGAGGACGGCCAGCTCCCTCCTGGCCGCCTTCCTCCGGTCGGAGGCGCTGTCCGGCTCGGCGGTGGAGCTCATCTCGCTGGTCTCGCAGACGGCCCGCTCCTCGCTCCTCCCGCCCTTCTCGGCCCTCTACGTGGACCCGGCCCCGCTGCGGGCCGCCCTCGCCCACCCGGACGACCGCATCCGGGCCGCCACCTGCAGCCTGCTGGGGAACCTCGACCCGCTGGCGCCCGGCTGCGGCCCGCTCCTGCTGCCGCTCTTCCGCACCATGAGCGACCAGCTGCACGACCCCGGCCTGGCCCTGCGCAGGGCCGCCTGCCGGGCCGTGGGCAACTGGCTGGGGCTCGTGGGACGGGCGCACTCCCGCAGCGGCTCTGAGCCCGTGAAAGAGGGCGGCGGCTCTTCCGGTGTCGCGGGGGAGACGAACGCGGGGAAGGAAACGGCGTCCGTCGTGCCGGGCGGGCGGGATCGGGCTCGCGTCGAACAGGAGGTCGGTCGGTGGGCGGAGTCCGCGCGGGAGACGGCCCCCGTCCTGCTGCCCCTCCTCCGGGACCCCGACCCCCTGATTCGCCGGCACTGCTGTGCCGCCCTGGGAAACATGGCGGCCatcagagggggaggggcctcgCTGCTGCAGTGCGACGCCCCCAACGCGCTGCTCCAGATCGCCTGCGCGGACTCCCAGAATGCCGTGCGGCAGGCAGCCCTCGCCAGCCTCTGGCTCTTCAGTCAGCAGGACCTTCTGCGGCAG GCCCTGGTGTCTATGGACATTGAGGAGAAACTGCAACACGTTTCCCAGTACACATCCTCACCATGTCAGTACAACAGGCTGATGAACCAACTCCGGCCCCAGTGA